From Oxyura jamaicensis isolate SHBP4307 breed ruddy duck chromosome 19, BPBGC_Ojam_1.0, whole genome shotgun sequence, the proteins below share one genomic window:
- the RTN4RL1 gene encoding reticulon-4 receptor-like 1: MLRQGALAELLLVLLGLKVHGAAGCPTDCVCYPSPMTVSCQAHNFVTIPEGIPEDSERIFLQNNQITLLLRGHFSPSMVTLWIYSNNITFIDPNTFEGFVNLEELDLGDNRYLRALAADTFQGLVKLHALYLYKCGLSSLPSGIFGGLHNLQYLYLQDNHIEFLQDDIFVDLVNLSHLFLHGNKLWSLHQNTFRGLINLDRLLIHQNQLQWVHRRAFHDLRRLTTLFLFNNSLSELQGDCLAHLGALEFLRLNGNPWSCDCKARSLWEWLHRFRGSSSSVICESPERMHGKDLKVLRAEDFRNCSGSESLHQIKTHTFSAADRGASKAHHPHQSSKEKGSERGAEKGLHSRPGSRRPGKNCTSHKSRNRTLKPVSLGPRKSEHEVHDYVPDYQHKFSFGVMPTGPPRRKGKCTRRTPIRAPSGVQQAAGSAGLEASRLVFVLLLAAVMR, translated from the coding sequence GCGTCTGCTACCCCTCGCCCATGACCGTCAGCTGCCAGGCCCACAACTTCGTCACCATCCCCGAGGGCATCCCCGAGGACAGCGAGAGGATCTTCCTGCAGAACAACCAGATCAccctgctgctgcggggccACTTCAGCCCCTCCATGGTCACCCTCTGGATCTACTCCAACAACATTACCTTCATCGACCCCAACACCTTCGAGGGGTTCGTCAACCTGGAGGAGCTGGACCTGGGGGACAACCGCTACCTAAGGGCTTTGGCGGCGGACACTTTCCAAGGGCTGGTGAAACTCCATGCCTTGTATCTGTACAAGTGCGGGCTGAGCTCCCTCCCCAGCGGGATATTCGGCGGCCTCCACAACCTGCAATACCTTTACTTGCAAGACAACCACATCGAGTTCCTTCAGGACGATATTTTTGTTGACTTGGTTAACCTCAGCCATCTTTTTCTCCATGGAAACAAGCTCTGGAGCCTCCATCAGAACACGTTCAGGGGACTAATAAACCTGGATAGGCTGCTCATCCATCAGAATCAGCTGCAGTGGGTTCACAGGCGGGCTTTCCACGACCTCCGGCGACTGACCACCCTGTTCCTCTTCAACAACAGCCTCTCGGAGCTGCAGGGGGACTGCCTGGCCCACCTGGGAGCCCTGGAGTTCCTCAGGCTGAACGGGAACCCCTGGAGCTGCGACTGCAAAGCCCGCTCGCTCTGGGAGTGGCTGCACCGCTTCAGGGGCTCCAGCTCCAGCGTCATCTGCGAGTCCCCCGAGCGGATGCACGGCAAGGACCTAAAGGTGCTGAGGGCCGAAGACTTTAGGAACTGTTCGGGCTCGGAGTCGCTCCACCAGATCAAAACACACACTTTCTCGGCAGCAGACAGAGGAGCCTCCAAAGCCCACCACCCTCACCAGTCCTCCAAGGAGAAGGGCAGCGAGCGAGGGGCCGAGAAGGGTTTGCACAGCCGGCCAGGCTCGCGCCGCCCCGGCAAGAACTGCACCAGCCACAAAAGCCGCAACCGAACCCTTAAGCCGGTGTCGCTGGGGCCGCGGAAAAGCGAGCACGAGGTCCACGACTACGTGCCCGACTATCAGCACAAATTCAGCTTCGGCGTGATGCCCACGGGCCCCCCGAGACGCAAGGGTAAGTGCACCCGGCGGACGCCCATCCGTGCCCCCAGCGGGGTGCAGCAGGCGGCCGGCAGCGCAGGTCTCGAGGCCTCGCGCCTggtttttgtgctgcttttagCGGCCGTCATGCGCTGA